From the genome of Pseudomonas sp. FP453:
CTACCTGCAGCGGGTCGGCATGGAGCACATCAAGAAAGCCGTACTGGAAGATCCCGCGCGCCGCCAGGCCCTCAATGAACGCCTGCAGTTTTCCCTGTCGTTCGAACAAGACCCGTGGAAGGAGCGCCTGGAACAGCCGCTGCTGAAAAAGGAATTCGATGTCATCCCTGTCCAACAGCTGGAGGTGCCGGCATGAACTGGCTGAATATCTGCGCCCTCGATGAGATCAACGTGCTGGGCTCGCGCATCATCCAGGGGCCCAAGGGCGATATCGCGATTTTTCGTACCAGTGACGATGAAGTCTTCGCCCTCGACGACCGCTGCCCACACAAGGGCGGCCCGTTGTCCCAAGGCTTGATCTACGGCAAGCGCGTGGCCTGCCCGCTGCACAACTGGCAGATCGACCTGGCGTCCGGCGAAGCCCAGGCGCCGGACATCGGTTGCGCCCACCATCACCCGGCCCGCGTGGAAAACGGCCGGGTGCTGCTGGCCCTGCGGGACGCCGTGTGATGAACCGCCAGACCACCGCGTCCACCTGCTGCTATTGCGGCGTGGGTTGCGGCGTGCTGATCGAACATGACGGTGCGCAGATCCTCGGGGTAAAGGGCGACCCGAGCCACCCGGCCAATTTCGGCAAATTGTGCAGCAAGGGTTCCAGCCTGCACCTGACCGGCGACCTGTCCGCCCGCGCCTTGTACCCAGAACTGCGCCTGGGCAAAGGCATGGCCCGGGCGCGCACCGACTGGGACACGGCCCTGGATCACGCGGCAAACGTGTTCGCCGAGACCATCGCCGAACACGGGCCGGACAGCGTGGCCTTCTACATCTCCGGGCAACTGCTGACCGAGGACTACTACAGCTTCAACAAGCTCGCCCGGGCCTTGGTGGGCACCAACAATATCGACAGCAACTCACGGCTGTGCATGTCCTCGGCAGTGGTCGGCTACAAACGCAGCCTGGGGGCCGATGCGCCGCCATGCAGCTATGAAGACCTGGAAAGCAGTGACTGCGTGATGATCGTCGGCAGCAATATGGCCTACGCCCATCCGGTACTGTTCCGACGCCTGGAAGAAGCCAAGGCACGCCGCCCGCAGATGAAAGTGCTGGTGATCGACCCACGGCGCACAGACACCTGCGATCTGGCTGACCTGCACCTGGCGATTTTGCCCGGCACCGATGTGGCGTTGTTCCATGGGATTTTGCATCTATTGCTGTGGGAAGACTGGATCGACCGCGGGTTTATCCAGGCACACACCGAGGGTTTGGCCGAGCTGAAACGCCTGGTCCATGACTACACGCCGCAGATGGTCACGCAGCTGTGCGGGATCAGCGTCGAGCAACTGCGCTTGTGCGCAGAGTGGGTGGGCACCTCCAGCAGTTTCCTGTCGCTGTGGTGCATGGGGCTTAACCAGTCCACCGCCGGCAGCGCAAAAAACAGCGCGCTGATCAATCTGCA
Proteins encoded in this window:
- the nirD gene encoding nitrite reductase small subunit NirD; the protein is MNWLNICALDEINVLGSRIIQGPKGDIAIFRTSDDEVFALDDRCPHKGGPLSQGLIYGKRVACPLHNWQIDLASGEAQAPDIGCAHHHPARVENGRVLLALRDAV